Proteins encoded within one genomic window of Couchioplanes caeruleus:
- a CDS encoding DNA repair helicase XPB: protein MSGGPLIVQSDKTLLLEVDHPDAQACRMAIAPFAELERSPEHVHTYRLTPLGLWNARAAGHDAEGVVDSLIKFSRYPVPHALLVDVAETMDRYGRLQLVNDPSHGLVLRGLDKIVLIEVAKSKKLAGMLGARIDDETIVVHASERGRLKQALLKLGWPAEDLAGYVDGEAHPIELAEDGWTLRSYQQEAVEGFWAGGSGVVVLPCGAGKTLVGAAAMATAKATTLILVTNTVAGRQWKRELVARTSLTEEEIGEYSGERKEIRPVTIATYQVLTARRGGAFTHLDLFGARDWGLVIYDEVHLLPAPIFRFTADLQARRRLGLTATLVREDGREGDVFSLIGPKRYDAPWKDIEAQGWIAPAECTEVRVTLTDAERMAYAVTEAEERYRVAATARTKLPVVRALVEKHAGEQTLVIGGYIDQLHELGEYLDAPIVQGSTTNKERERLFDEFRAGTLRTLVISKVGNFSIDLPEAAVAIQVSGTFGSRQEEAQRLGRVLRPKADGRQAHFYTVVSRDTIDTEYAAHRQRFLAEQGYAYTIVDADDVLGPPLPRID from the coding sequence GTGAGCGGCGGACCCCTGATCGTGCAGTCCGACAAGACCCTGTTGCTGGAGGTCGACCACCCCGACGCCCAGGCCTGCCGGATGGCCATCGCGCCGTTCGCGGAGCTGGAGCGCTCGCCCGAGCACGTGCACACCTACCGGCTGACGCCGCTCGGGCTCTGGAACGCCCGGGCCGCCGGCCACGACGCCGAGGGTGTCGTGGACTCGCTGATCAAGTTCTCCCGCTATCCGGTGCCGCACGCCCTGCTGGTCGACGTCGCCGAGACCATGGACCGGTACGGCCGCCTCCAGCTCGTCAACGACCCCTCGCACGGCCTTGTCCTGCGCGGGCTGGACAAGATCGTCCTGATCGAGGTGGCGAAGAGCAAGAAGCTCGCCGGCATGCTGGGCGCCCGCATCGACGACGAAACCATCGTGGTGCACGCCTCCGAGCGGGGACGGCTCAAGCAGGCCCTGCTCAAGCTGGGCTGGCCGGCCGAGGACCTCGCCGGGTACGTGGACGGCGAGGCGCACCCGATCGAGCTCGCCGAGGACGGGTGGACGCTGCGGTCGTACCAGCAGGAGGCGGTCGAGGGCTTCTGGGCCGGCGGTTCCGGCGTCGTCGTGCTGCCCTGCGGCGCCGGCAAGACCCTGGTCGGCGCGGCCGCGATGGCCACCGCGAAGGCGACCACCCTGATCCTGGTGACCAACACCGTCGCGGGTCGCCAGTGGAAGCGGGAGCTGGTCGCCCGCACGTCGCTGACGGAGGAGGAGATCGGCGAGTACTCCGGCGAGCGCAAGGAGATCCGCCCGGTCACCATCGCGACGTACCAGGTCCTGACCGCCCGCCGCGGCGGCGCCTTCACCCACCTCGACCTGTTCGGCGCCCGCGACTGGGGACTGGTGATCTACGACGAGGTGCACCTGCTCCCGGCGCCGATCTTCCGCTTCACCGCCGACCTGCAGGCCCGTCGCCGCCTGGGCCTGACGGCGACCCTGGTCCGCGAGGACGGCCGCGAGGGCGACGTCTTCTCGCTCATCGGGCCCAAGCGCTACGACGCACCGTGGAAGGACATCGAGGCGCAGGGTTGGATCGCCCCGGCCGAGTGCACCGAGGTCCGGGTGACCCTGACGGACGCGGAACGCATGGCGTACGCGGTGACCGAGGCGGAGGAGCGCTACCGGGTCGCGGCCACCGCCCGCACGAAGCTGCCCGTGGTCCGCGCCCTGGTGGAGAAGCACGCGGGCGAGCAGACGCTGGTCATCGGCGGCTACATAGACCAGCTTCACGAGCTCGGCGAGTATCTCGACGCCCCGATTGTGCAGGGCTCCACCACCAACAAGGAGCGCGAGCGGCTGTTCGACGAGTTCCGCGCGGGGACGCTGCGGACGTTGGTCATCTCGAAGGTGGGCAACTTCAGCATCGACCTGCCGGAGGCGGCGGTGGCGATCCAGGTGTCCGGCACCTTCGGCTCGCGCCAGGAGGAGGCGCAGCGCCTCGGGCGGGTACTGCGACCGAAGGCGGACGGGCGCCAGGCCCACTTCTACACGGTCGTCTCCCGGGACACGATCGACACGGAGTACGCCGCGCACCGCCAGCGGTTCCTCGCGGAGCAGGGGTACGCGTACACGATCGTCGACGCGGACGACGTTCTCGGCCCACCCCTGCCCCGGATCGACTGA